One Lacipirellulaceae bacterium DNA window includes the following coding sequences:
- a CDS encoding AAA family ATPase: protein MANVLRIAVVDPADGSRETLKNTLLELDTIWLEAECSRYDFFVDVIEQTKPDIALIAMDSDPERATLLISEVLEKAPDCSVLVASASTDGQLILKSMRAGAKEFLTQPLSSEDLTNALRRVKNHIGGSTSGGKSEGCKIFTVAGATGGVGSTSVAVNLGCTLAADPENLVVLLDLDLALGDADVFLDAIPEYTLADVAMNVARLDLTLLKKSLTKHSSGVHLLPRPIQLEDVRSITADDLLRVIGLLKSTFTHIVIDTSKSFGELDILALRQADEVLMLTQLDLPCLRNVVRLMMSFDAEAELRDKVRIVVNRVGQESGQISLKKAQETLGRDIFWQIPNDYRIMVEVRNNGVPLIEHAPKANITRAIGDLGDTLCGKEPVEEEAGESKGRGWLNFLPKR, encoded by the coding sequence ATGGCAAACGTACTCCGCATCGCTGTTGTCGACCCCGCTGACGGGAGTCGAGAAACACTAAAAAACACATTGCTCGAACTAGACACGATCTGGCTCGAAGCAGAGTGCTCGCGGTATGACTTTTTCGTTGATGTTATCGAGCAAACCAAGCCCGATATCGCGCTCATTGCGATGGACAGCGATCCGGAGCGTGCGACGCTGCTAATCAGCGAGGTGCTGGAGAAAGCACCAGACTGTTCGGTCCTGGTCGCAAGTGCATCGACCGATGGACAGCTTATCCTCAAGTCGATGCGCGCCGGGGCGAAGGAGTTCCTGACCCAGCCGCTGAGCTCTGAAGACCTTACGAACGCGCTTCGTCGCGTGAAGAACCACATTGGTGGTTCGACTTCTGGTGGCAAGAGTGAAGGCTGCAAAATTTTCACCGTTGCCGGTGCCACGGGCGGTGTTGGCTCGACAAGTGTGGCGGTGAATCTGGGTTGTACCTTAGCAGCTGACCCAGAGAATCTTGTCGTGCTGCTCGACCTTGATTTGGCACTTGGTGACGCGGATGTTTTCTTGGATGCGATCCCCGAATACACGCTCGCTGATGTGGCAATGAACGTTGCCCGCTTAGATCTCACCTTGTTGAAAAAGTCCCTGACGAAGCACTCGTCAGGCGTGCATCTGTTGCCTCGTCCGATTCAGCTCGAAGACGTTCGCTCCATCACCGCCGATGACTTGCTGCGGGTGATTGGGCTTTTGAAATCGACCTTCACGCATATTGTGATTGACACGTCCAAGAGCTTTGGCGAACTTGACATACTGGCTCTGCGTCAAGCTGACGAAGTGCTGATGCTGACCCAGTTGGATCTGCCGTGCTTGAGAAATGTGGTTCGGCTGATGATGTCGTTTGATGCCGAAGCGGAACTACGAGACAAGGTCCGGATTGTGGTGAATCGTGTCGGCCAGGAGAGCGGCCAAATTAGCCTGAAGAAAGCTCAGGAAACACTCGGACGCGACATCTTTTGGCAGATCCCGAACGACTATCGCATTATGGTCGAGGTCCGCAACAATGGCGTGCCGCTTATTGAGCATGCCCCGAAGGCAAACATCACCCGCGCGATTGGCGACCTCGGAGATACCCTCTGCGGGAAAGAGCCTGTCGAAGAGGAAGCCGGCGAAAGCAAGGGCCGTGGGTGGCTCAACTTCTTACCGAAGCGATAG
- a CDS encoding Flp family type IVb pilin — translation MKKFAQKVQKFLASEDGPTAVEYAVMLALIIIVCLTAIRSIGTNASATFNAVAGQLSTTTGS, via the coding sequence ATGAAGAAGTTTGCACAGAAGGTACAGAAGTTTTTGGCGTCGGAAGACGGCCCCACCGCCGTTGAGTACGCTGTGATGCTCGCCCTGATCATCATCGTTTGCTTGACTGCTATTCGCTCGATTGGTACCAACGCCAGCGCTACTTTCAACGCTGTCGCAGGTCAGTTGAGCACCACGACTGGTAGCTAA
- a CDS encoding DUF362 domain-containing protein: MSDLTRKNQSTSWKPCRRTVLATGAAGVASVAAAKYLPSQDRSNAEVFIARGQSYDGPLVQTIRDGLNACGFDGKRYRGKRVLLKPNLVEPSRERRHMTTHPAMIIAAAEVFRAWGATVTVGEAPGHVRDTQMALVESGVGEALRDGGLDFADLNYQAVKAKRNRGGLSALREIYFPESVLTADLVVSMPKMKTHHWVGLTCAMKNFYGVLPGIKYGWPKNVLHHNGIPQTVVDINSTLPNTLAIVDAIDCMEGDGPIMGSLKKMGLVLVSQSLPAVDATAARIMHLDPTAVSYLRIAPRSLGTIVPRQIDQRGESIKSVASPFQILDEPHLRQLRPAGADFT; this comes from the coding sequence ATGAGCGATCTTACCAGGAAAAACCAATCAACTAGCTGGAAGCCGTGCCGCCGAACCGTTTTAGCCACTGGTGCGGCAGGCGTCGCTAGCGTTGCTGCCGCCAAGTACCTTCCTAGCCAAGACCGATCGAACGCCGAAGTGTTCATCGCACGCGGCCAGTCCTACGATGGCCCGCTCGTGCAAACCATTCGCGACGGACTCAACGCCTGCGGTTTTGATGGGAAACGCTACCGGGGCAAACGCGTCTTACTGAAGCCCAACCTCGTTGAACCGTCTCGCGAGCGTCGTCATATGACGACCCACCCTGCGATGATTATCGCCGCGGCCGAAGTCTTCCGAGCCTGGGGGGCAACCGTTACCGTTGGCGAGGCACCCGGCCACGTGCGAGATACGCAAATGGCGCTCGTCGAGTCAGGAGTTGGCGAAGCACTACGGGATGGCGGACTTGATTTCGCCGACCTGAATTATCAGGCCGTGAAAGCAAAGCGTAATCGCGGCGGCTTGAGTGCACTGCGAGAAATCTACTTCCCCGAAAGTGTGCTCACGGCAGACCTCGTCGTCTCCATGCCAAAGATGAAGACCCACCATTGGGTCGGTCTCACCTGTGCCATGAAAAACTTTTACGGCGTTCTGCCGGGCATCAAGTACGGCTGGCCCAAGAACGTACTGCACCACAATGGCATTCCCCAGACGGTCGTCGATATCAACAGCACCCTGCCAAACACGTTGGCAATCGTCGATGCGATCGACTGCATGGAAGGAGACGGCCCCATCATGGGCAGCCTAAAAAAGATGGGGCTCGTTTTGGTGAGCCAGTCCCTTCCCGCGGTTGATGCCACTGCCGCTCGCATCATGCACCTTGATCCAACTGCCGTGAGCTACTTGCGAATTGCCCCCCGTTCGCTAGGAACGATCGTTCCCCGACAGATTGACCAACGGGGCGAATCGATCAAAAGCGTCGCGAGTCCATTTCAGATTCTCGATGAGCCCCATCTACGCCAGCTCCGTCCTGCTGGTGCTGACTTTACCTAG
- a CDS encoding CpaF family protein gives MSTLSTPLPNAGEDRAAEFEKLKQRIHSKLVDKLDMSHVNDLQGDVLRREIRLVVEHLCDSEDTFLNRNERDKLIDEVLDETFGLGPLEMLLKEPAISEIMINGPKAVFVENGGKLEKADCKFRDNKHLMQIIDRIVSKVGRRVDEVCPMVDARLPDGSRVNAIIPPLALDGPSVTIRRFGSNPLKLEDLLNYKSMTPEMVMLLEGAMKSKLNIIISGGTGSGKTTLLNTLSSFISNDDRIVTIEDAAELQLQQDHIVRLETRPPNIEGKGRISATDLVRNSLRMRPDRIIIGECRGPETLDMLQAMNTGHDGSLTTCHANTPRDAIARLETMIMMAGFEMPMRAMRSQISSAVDLIVQVNRLSGGPRKVTAITEVMGMEQDTIIMQDIFKYVQEGVDENSRAVGNFISTGVRPTFIPRMESNGVRLPASAFRERVMLRD, from the coding sequence ATGTCTACGCTTTCGACTCCCCTCCCCAACGCTGGCGAAGATCGAGCTGCTGAGTTTGAGAAGCTGAAGCAGCGTATTCACTCGAAGCTTGTCGACAAGCTCGACATGTCGCACGTGAATGATCTGCAGGGCGATGTGCTTCGTCGTGAAATCCGGTTGGTGGTCGAGCACCTTTGCGACAGCGAAGATACCTTCCTGAATCGCAACGAGCGTGACAAGCTGATTGACGAGGTTCTCGATGAAACCTTTGGCCTTGGCCCACTAGAAATGCTGCTGAAAGAGCCGGCGATTAGCGAAATCATGATCAACGGCCCGAAAGCGGTGTTCGTTGAAAATGGTGGCAAGCTCGAAAAGGCAGACTGCAAGTTCCGCGATAATAAACACCTGATGCAGATCATCGACCGCATCGTCTCGAAAGTGGGACGACGGGTCGACGAAGTCTGCCCGATGGTCGACGCCCGTTTGCCGGACGGTTCACGTGTGAACGCGATTATCCCACCGTTGGCCCTGGATGGACCGAGCGTGACGATTCGCCGTTTCGGTTCCAATCCACTCAAGCTCGAAGACTTGCTCAACTACAAGAGTATGACGCCTGAGATGGTGATGCTGCTCGAGGGAGCAATGAAGAGCAAGCTGAACATTATCATCTCTGGTGGTACTGGCTCCGGTAAGACGACGCTGCTCAACACGCTTTCAAGCTTCATCTCCAACGACGATCGTATTGTCACCATCGAAGATGCGGCCGAATTGCAGCTTCAGCAAGATCACATCGTTCGTCTCGAAACTCGCCCACCGAATATTGAAGGGAAGGGCCGAATCTCGGCGACGGACCTGGTGCGAAACTCGCTGCGTATGCGTCCTGACCGGATCATCATCGGCGAATGCCGTGGACCGGAAACGTTGGACATGCTTCAGGCGATGAACACCGGTCACGACGGCTCGCTCACAACCTGCCATGCCAACACGCCGCGCGATGCGATTGCTCGTCTGGAAACGATGATCATGATGGCCGGCTTTGAAATGCCCATGCGTGCCATGCGTTCGCAGATTTCCAGTGCGGTAGACCTGATCGTTCAAGTCAACCGACTCTCTGGCGGGCCGCGTAAAGTAACCGCCATTACCGAAGTGATGGGTATGGAACAAGACACGATCATCATGCAGGACATATTCAAGTATGTCCAAGAGGGCGTGGATGAGAATAGTCGTGCGGTTGGTAACTTCATCTCAACGGGCGTCCGTCCGACATTCATCCCACGGATGGAGTCCAACGGCGTTCGCCTCCCAGCAAGTGCCTTCCGCGAACGTGTCATGCTAAGAGACTAA
- a CDS encoding A24 family peptidase has translation MFDAQAFLANLGENWPVWVVTITLVVAAVIDGIKLKVPNAITFPMIISGWAYSAMLTGYPPIEGLWWSMVGTAIGLGLLLPLYAIGGMGAGDVKLMAGVGAWMWSETTFYAFAWTAIVGGVIAFGMVLYKRQWNKHKDQFWGILNEIATVKDPEKLAEIAAERKPRMFLLPYGIPIAIGSIGYFAWEGMLV, from the coding sequence ATGTTCGACGCACAAGCATTCCTGGCCAACCTCGGTGAGAACTGGCCCGTTTGGGTCGTGACGATCACGTTGGTCGTGGCCGCTGTCATTGATGGCATCAAGCTTAAAGTGCCCAATGCCATCACCTTTCCCATGATCATCAGCGGCTGGGCCTACAGTGCGATGCTCACCGGATATCCCCCGATTGAAGGGCTGTGGTGGAGCATGGTTGGCACTGCCATCGGGCTAGGATTGCTGCTGCCGCTCTACGCGATTGGCGGTATGGGAGCTGGCGATGTCAAGCTGATGGCCGGTGTTGGAGCGTGGATGTGGAGCGAAACGACCTTTTACGCTTTCGCCTGGACGGCCATCGTTGGCGGCGTGATTGCTTTCGGGATGGTGCTCTATAAGCGACAGTGGAACAAGCACAAGGACCAGTTCTGGGGCATCCTCAATGAGATTGCTACGGTGAAAGACCCCGAGAAGCTAGCGGAAATCGCTGCTGAGAGAAAGCCACGCATGTTCCTGCTGCCTTACGGAATTCCCATTGCGATTGGCTCGATTGGCTACTTCGCCTGGGAAGGAATGCTGGTCTGA
- the cpaB gene encoding Flp pilus assembly protein CpaB, translating to MRPKSLVLLALALGCGLVASIGISQVLDSKGKPAQVETVPIYVAVQTINLGDPIDETLVTLEEWPKEKVPVGAIATWEDLEDRRPRATILQGSPLLDSHLLAKGQHIDTLGAIPADMRIKTISVDARKSAAGLILPGNRVDLQIFISRNEREGIYTPRTKVFLQNIRVFAVDQKVERSADGEESRTVAKTVSLVVTPKQANTITLAENLGDVSLIPRNADDESIISENEVDIETILGTGKGNNREMERTAVAQETSPNLEAMKAAIQQNIPEPQPAFQMKIIYPDEVSTIEFTATGEPILTSGTQAPLTTPVVTSDETSEPIESDEDADFPIDLNIK from the coding sequence ATGCGTCCCAAGTCACTTGTCCTGTTAGCTCTTGCGCTCGGTTGCGGCCTTGTTGCCTCGATCGGCATTAGCCAGGTCCTCGATAGCAAAGGCAAGCCTGCCCAAGTCGAGACGGTACCGATCTACGTTGCGGTCCAGACGATTAATTTGGGCGATCCGATCGACGAGACACTCGTCACGCTTGAAGAGTGGCCCAAGGAAAAGGTTCCCGTCGGAGCCATTGCCACTTGGGAAGATCTTGAAGACCGTCGCCCTCGCGCAACGATTCTGCAGGGTTCACCTCTGCTGGACAGCCACTTGCTGGCGAAGGGACAGCACATCGACACGCTCGGCGCCATTCCCGCCGACATGCGTATCAAGACCATCTCCGTGGATGCTCGCAAAAGTGCGGCTGGTCTGATACTGCCAGGTAACCGCGTTGACCTGCAGATCTTTATCTCGCGCAACGAACGCGAGGGGATTTATACCCCACGCACGAAAGTGTTCCTTCAGAATATCCGCGTCTTCGCAGTCGATCAAAAGGTCGAACGCTCTGCCGATGGTGAGGAATCGCGAACGGTCGCTAAAACCGTCTCGCTGGTCGTAACCCCGAAGCAAGCGAATACGATCACACTCGCCGAGAATTTGGGCGATGTCAGCCTGATTCCGCGTAACGCGGACGACGAATCGATTATCAGCGAGAATGAGGTCGATATCGAAACCATTCTCGGCACGGGCAAAGGGAACAATCGCGAGATGGAACGCACCGCAGTGGCCCAAGAAACCAGTCCTAATCTCGAAGCGATGAAGGCGGCGATTCAGCAGAATATTCCTGAGCCGCAGCCAGCCTTCCAGATGAAGATCATTTATCCTGACGAAGTCTCAACGATCGAGTTCACTGCCACTGGGGAACCCATTCTCACTAGTGGCACACAAGCCCCGCTCACCACGCCTGTCGTCACGAGCGACGAGACGAGTGAGCCCATTGAGAGCGATGAAGATGCAGATTTTCCCATTGACTTGAACATCAAGTAA
- a CDS encoding type II secretion system F family protein, producing MLPTYVIIALVFVFVTLIFVAVAMMLRDREVSQMEDRLSSLTGKNEKDAGSLSEVAKLIAEQRGQGKGIVEEFFSRTFNLPRLFEQADVTMSVTSFLAVSAAIGAGAGFLVGFAGLNLGLAPIVGFCFATLPLFWLMFRRKRRMKKFAAQLPDALELVARALRAGHSLAAGFRLVSSEASDPIASEFGTVFEEQNLGIPFEEALENLCERVPNLDLKFFVTAVVLQRQTGGDLAEILDKIGRLIRERFKIWGQVQALTGEGRLSGIVLLALPPMLFVAVYRLNPEYLMVLFTDDLGKKMLIGGILMQLFGAIVIRKIVNIRV from the coding sequence ATGCTACCCACCTACGTCATCATTGCCCTGGTGTTCGTCTTCGTGACACTGATCTTCGTCGCGGTTGCGATGATGTTGCGTGACCGTGAGGTCTCGCAAATGGAAGATCGGCTCAGCTCGCTGACCGGCAAGAACGAAAAAGATGCGGGCAGCCTTTCGGAAGTTGCGAAGTTAATCGCCGAACAGCGTGGTCAAGGTAAGGGGATCGTTGAAGAGTTCTTCTCGAGGACCTTCAATCTCCCGCGTTTGTTTGAACAAGCGGACGTCACAATGAGCGTGACTTCGTTTCTCGCGGTGTCAGCAGCGATTGGTGCGGGAGCCGGTTTCCTAGTCGGCTTTGCTGGACTGAATCTCGGTCTCGCTCCGATTGTTGGCTTTTGTTTCGCGACCTTGCCGTTGTTCTGGCTCATGTTCCGTCGCAAGCGCCGCATGAAGAAGTTCGCCGCCCAACTGCCTGATGCCCTTGAATTGGTGGCACGTGCGTTGCGTGCTGGCCATAGTTTGGCAGCCGGTTTCCGCTTGGTTTCCTCGGAAGCCTCCGACCCGATCGCCTCGGAATTCGGAACCGTCTTCGAAGAGCAAAACCTCGGTATTCCATTTGAAGAGGCCCTTGAGAACCTCTGCGAACGTGTTCCTAACCTTGACTTGAAGTTCTTCGTCACCGCCGTTGTTCTCCAGCGACAGACCGGTGGTGACCTTGCTGAGATCCTCGACAAAATCGGCCGGCTGATTCGCGAGCGATTCAAGATTTGGGGGCAGGTCCAAGCTTTGACCGGTGAGGGGCGTCTCTCAGGCATTGTGCTTCTGGCGTTGCCGCCAATGCTGTTCGTTGCCGTATACCGCCTTAACCCTGAATACCTGATGGTGCTCTTTACCGACGACCTGGGCAAAAAGATGCTCATCGGTGGAATCCTGATGCAGCTCTTCGGAGCAATAGTAATTCGCAAGATTGTTAACATCCGAGTCTGA
- a CDS encoding pilus assembly protein N-terminal domain-containing protein, producing the protein MYQSISPRTWLLRRSHSAGMVALLAIAALLPASLAQGQASVIREITQPNDRLEMTVNTSRILTLETRIPRLVVTNPELVTATPISENQVQIAARKPGVTQINLWDENGKVYTVDLLIFGDVRELDMTLKRMFPESSLKVVKLSQSLVLEGQVDRPEIVSTIRTLAEDYAPKVVNNISVGGVQQVLLKVKVMEVSRTKLRRLGFDFAQISGSNVFASSAAGILSAVSSAGATGSVPGQGQTVEFSVVDGGDSFFGFLDALQQNNMAKILADPTLVAVSGRPAHFNVGGEFPVIIPQGLGQTAVEYKAFGTQVDFVPIVLGNGRIRLEVRPRVSEIDDSRSVTLNTFEVPALRVREVDTGVEMNAGQTLALAGLIQTRIDASHRGLPFISDLPYIGAPFRRVVEEVNEIELLIMVTPEFADGLDPHEVPQCGPGMETVSPSHCELYGKGYIEVPSCGPCGSMVGACGADCSTSSCATGGCTTGNCNGCYSDNCTVNLQTPLGHETAGGYAETGPIGMPTPGATEYGPSYGYVQEGDQPATPADQPAMTFEQAPIEPTAGTAPIETEQVPPAAPKPAELQLNNQPRGAGQLGEELPDPSASRYGAPWAMPQAAQQPGYQQPGQLQSPYQNLKVPQQNSQYNPHFRTAQQPAVNSATPPRTTSTPGLIGPIGYDVQK; encoded by the coding sequence ATGTACCAATCTATTTCGCCACGGACTTGGCTTTTGCGACGTTCTCACTCCGCAGGCATGGTCGCCCTTCTTGCGATTGCCGCGTTGCTACCAGCTTCTCTTGCTCAGGGGCAAGCGTCAGTGATCCGTGAGATCACGCAGCCCAACGATCGCCTAGAGATGACGGTCAATACGAGCCGGATTCTCACACTCGAGACGCGTATCCCGCGGTTGGTGGTGACGAATCCTGAGCTGGTCACTGCGACGCCTATCAGTGAGAACCAGGTGCAGATCGCCGCCCGCAAGCCCGGCGTCACGCAGATCAACCTGTGGGACGAAAACGGAAAAGTCTATACCGTTGACTTGCTGATCTTCGGCGACGTGCGTGAGTTGGACATGACGCTCAAACGGATGTTCCCAGAGTCGTCGCTTAAGGTCGTGAAGCTCTCACAGAGCCTCGTGCTTGAAGGACAGGTCGATCGTCCGGAAATCGTCAGCACGATCCGCACGCTCGCTGAAGACTACGCACCTAAGGTCGTCAACAACATCAGTGTTGGCGGCGTTCAGCAAGTGTTGCTCAAGGTGAAGGTGATGGAAGTTTCGCGAACGAAGCTACGTCGCTTAGGGTTCGACTTTGCTCAGATCAGTGGTAGTAACGTGTTCGCCTCGAGTGCGGCAGGTATCCTGTCTGCGGTCTCCAGTGCGGGTGCGACTGGCTCGGTTCCCGGCCAAGGCCAAACTGTCGAGTTCAGTGTCGTTGACGGGGGCGACTCCTTCTTTGGCTTCCTCGACGCGTTGCAACAAAACAACATGGCGAAGATTCTCGCGGATCCAACGCTCGTAGCCGTCAGCGGGCGACCTGCCCACTTCAATGTCGGCGGTGAATTCCCAGTGATCATTCCACAGGGTCTTGGTCAAACAGCCGTCGAGTACAAAGCCTTCGGCACTCAGGTTGATTTCGTGCCTATCGTACTGGGCAATGGCCGGATTCGTCTCGAAGTACGCCCACGTGTTAGCGAAATTGACGATTCTCGGAGCGTGACGCTCAATACCTTTGAAGTTCCTGCACTCCGCGTTCGTGAGGTCGATACGGGCGTTGAAATGAACGCTGGCCAGACGCTCGCTCTCGCGGGTCTTATTCAGACTCGAATTGATGCGAGCCACCGTGGTTTGCCCTTCATCTCTGACCTGCCTTACATCGGAGCCCCATTCCGTCGGGTCGTTGAAGAAGTCAACGAGATTGAACTCTTGATCATGGTGACTCCTGAATTCGCCGATGGACTCGACCCCCATGAGGTGCCTCAGTGCGGACCCGGCATGGAAACCGTTTCTCCTTCGCATTGCGAACTTTACGGCAAGGGATACATCGAAGTTCCTTCCTGCGGCCCATGTGGCAGCATGGTAGGAGCATGTGGAGCTGATTGTTCCACGAGTAGCTGTGCTACAGGTGGTTGCACCACTGGCAATTGCAACGGTTGCTACAGCGACAATTGCACTGTGAACCTGCAGACTCCACTCGGTCATGAGACCGCCGGAGGTTATGCCGAAACTGGTCCCATTGGTATGCCTACACCCGGGGCGACTGAGTACGGACCTTCCTACGGATACGTCCAAGAAGGCGATCAACCAGCAACGCCAGCGGATCAGCCTGCGATGACTTTCGAGCAGGCACCGATTGAGCCGACTGCTGGAACCGCTCCAATTGAAACAGAGCAAGTTCCGCCAGCGGCACCGAAGCCTGCAGAGCTGCAGCTGAATAACCAACCTCGCGGGGCTGGTCAGTTAGGTGAAGAGCTTCCAGACCCTAGTGCAAGCCGCTATGGGGCACCCTGGGCTATGCCGCAAGCTGCCCAGCAACCGGGCTACCAGCAACCGGGACAGCTCCAATCACCCTACCAGAATCTGAAGGTGCCTCAGCAGAATAGTCAATACAACCCGCACTTTCGCACCGCACAGCAGCCTGCGGTTAATTCGGCTACGCCACCACGGACTACGTCAACGCCAGGACTGATTGGTCCAATCGGATACGATGTGCAGAAATAG
- a CDS encoding type II secretion system F family protein: MTILLAGVISSKTVTIFAIFGAAAAGAWCLLDFFARHKPRAEERLDEYREPNSRRGDKLSGAKKGGMSKALENVAPALAKPLQPKTEEEVSKAREKLNTAGFRSEVAPQVYWSLKVAGLIAGFVIGGGVICITKGFTIDSLTYAGMIAGVCFYLPEVGLFLVRKSRQDNIFYGLPDALDLMVVCVEAGLGLDQAMRKVAEEMQKSYKVISEEFALSNFQLQMGRARNDVLHELGSRTGVDDLKALAAILIQADKFGSSVAQALRVQSDSMRTKRSQMAEEKAAKTAVKLIFPLVIFIFPAIFVVLVGPAAITMINELFPSMNG, translated from the coding sequence ATGACGATACTCCTCGCCGGAGTCATAAGCTCCAAAACAGTTACCATCTTCGCTATCTTCGGTGCTGCCGCCGCAGGTGCGTGGTGCTTGCTCGACTTCTTTGCACGCCACAAGCCACGCGCAGAGGAGCGGCTTGATGAGTACCGCGAGCCCAACTCGCGCCGCGGTGATAAGCTTAGCGGTGCAAAGAAGGGCGGTATGAGTAAGGCGCTCGAGAACGTTGCCCCCGCACTTGCCAAACCCTTGCAGCCCAAGACAGAAGAAGAAGTCAGCAAGGCTCGCGAAAAGCTGAACACCGCCGGTTTCCGCAGCGAAGTTGCCCCACAGGTTTACTGGTCACTGAAAGTTGCCGGCCTAATTGCCGGTTTCGTCATCGGCGGCGGCGTGATCTGCATTACCAAGGGCTTCACGATCGACTCGCTCACTTACGCGGGCATGATCGCTGGCGTCTGCTTTTACTTGCCTGAAGTGGGCCTGTTCCTCGTTCGCAAAAGTCGACAAGACAATATCTTTTACGGCCTTCCCGACGCTCTCGACCTGATGGTTGTTTGTGTCGAAGCGGGGCTTGGTCTCGACCAGGCAATGCGTAAGGTCGCTGAGGAAATGCAGAAGAGCTACAAGGTGATTTCCGAGGAGTTCGCACTCAGCAACTTCCAGTTGCAAATGGGGCGGGCTCGTAATGACGTGCTTCATGAACTCGGCTCGCGTACCGGCGTGGACGATCTGAAGGCCCTCGCCGCGATCCTGATTCAGGCGGACAAGTTCGGTTCGAGCGTTGCCCAGGCACTCCGGGTGCAGAGCGACTCCATGCGGACCAAACGGAGCCAAATGGCCGAAGAGAAGGCCGCCAAAACTGCGGTGAAGCTGATCTTCCCGCTGGTGATCTTCATTTTCCCGGCCATTTTCGTGGTCCTCGTGGGCCCTGCCGCGATCACGATGATCAACGAGCTATTCCCCTCAATGAACGGCTAG
- a CDS encoding MFS transporter: MASSSSDEATSTSTGTGPTETGPTETGKTNLGTESAVRWKLCAAMFLQHYSLGLWAVTLGSYITANTGELGSGMFRPGFAGFAMGASAIGALVSPFVSGWLADRYIAAERLLVLLHFLGGAALMGVVLARSQTAFYLGLVGFFICYSPTYSLTNSLVFYHRANSSREFPIIRAWGTVGWVCAGISVGWAWKAGFGTSIEDQITPLKLGIGAEIVAGLFCLFLPHTPPTLSQTGSRNFQQLPRKSLLSRLFSSESLVLFRQPTMLISLVVAFLAALPTQFYYGYGNPFFNKYGLEHAAAKMTLGQVVEIACMLVLPALLLRLGLKRILLVGVAAWVVRYVCMAALSTSVAGETGVGLMYLAILLHGAAYTFVSISLQVHVNRVAGSSHRATAQGLLVIVSSGLGHLAGSLLAGFAEGKLLSSDLSQGWDSFWAVPAAISGICWILIAIGFPAGEKVSD; encoded by the coding sequence ATGGCCTCATCGAGTTCCGACGAGGCCACCTCTACATCGACAGGCACTGGGCCGACTGAGACTGGGCCGACTGAGACTGGGAAAACCAATCTTGGCACCGAGTCGGCAGTCCGCTGGAAGCTGTGTGCTGCGATGTTCTTGCAACACTACAGCCTCGGGCTCTGGGCGGTCACGCTAGGCAGCTACATCACAGCCAATACCGGGGAACTTGGTTCAGGCATGTTCCGTCCTGGATTTGCCGGATTTGCGATGGGCGCCTCGGCAATCGGTGCCTTGGTCTCTCCCTTCGTAAGTGGTTGGCTAGCAGATCGATATATCGCTGCCGAGCGGCTTCTCGTGCTGCTGCATTTTCTAGGTGGGGCAGCCTTGATGGGGGTCGTTCTAGCGAGAAGTCAGACGGCATTTTATCTAGGGCTTGTGGGTTTCTTTATTTGCTACAGCCCGACTTACTCTCTGACCAATTCGCTGGTTTTTTATCACCGAGCCAATAGTTCGCGAGAATTCCCCATCATCCGAGCTTGGGGCACTGTGGGTTGGGTGTGTGCGGGGATCAGCGTCGGTTGGGCCTGGAAAGCTGGTTTCGGCACTTCTATCGAAGACCAAATAACTCCGCTGAAACTAGGCATTGGGGCGGAAATCGTCGCTGGTCTCTTTTGCCTGTTCCTTCCCCATACACCACCCACGCTCTCCCAAACTGGTTCGAGGAATTTTCAGCAACTACCTAGAAAGAGCTTGCTAAGTAGGCTGTTTAGCAGCGAGTCCCTCGTCCTATTTCGACAACCTACGATGCTGATTTCCCTTGTGGTTGCTTTCCTGGCAGCTTTGCCAACTCAGTTCTATTACGGGTACGGCAATCCTTTCTTCAACAAGTACGGCTTGGAGCATGCCGCGGCAAAGATGACTCTAGGGCAGGTGGTCGAGATCGCCTGCATGTTGGTGCTTCCGGCTTTGCTACTTCGCCTGGGGCTTAAGCGAATCTTGTTAGTAGGGGTTGCTGCTTGGGTAGTTCGCTATGTCTGTATGGCCGCGCTCTCAACCTCGGTTGCTGGAGAAACTGGAGTTGGGCTGATGTATCTGGCGATTCTGCTACACGGTGCTGCCTACACGTTTGTCAGCATCTCGTTGCAAGTTCATGTGAATCGGGTGGCAGGATCCTCGCATCGGGCGACGGCGCAAGGGCTTCTCGTGATCGTTTCTTCGGGACTCGGCCACCTAGCGGGTTCGTTGTTGGCCGGCTTTGCTGAGGGGAAACTTCTCTCGTCAGATCTCTCCCAAGGGTGGGACTCATTCTGGGCGGTCCCGGCTGCAATCTCAGGGATATGTTGGATTCTGATAGCGATCGGCTTTCCAGCAGGCGAAAAGGTCTCAGACTAG